One stretch of Diorhabda carinulata isolate Delta chromosome 5, icDioCari1.1, whole genome shotgun sequence DNA includes these proteins:
- the LOC130894425 gene encoding modifier of mdg4 isoform X2, translating into MEQHAELCETYQLKWNYYSSYMHSCIATSLYNESYADVALVTMDGHQVMAHRYVLSYSSRYLAQILKYQRKVTTTLPLMIVMPPEIDYKSLKVLLRYMYSGEAKVPKEILKQVLRGGDILQIKGLYREKEDDKAEKQSQQSIQSPSPINHTPTTTPSTTPIPVVPSPPPLISCTAPQPAVTTSTPKMPIKITKSTNSTVSAVTTSTTKAPITPTFVLLQKPSEVQAFGNASSSGPTVFNFTLLPSSGKEADTLKSKTSDESTAGGDPKTVIKTEASNNLQYLMIKDEPVDWSDVDMKVIECQEVYEEIQVKSEREDSNSPECPPNEDKLFSPLTCELCTETFSIPREWVRHVQTHTDMLPAKRRRRDSTGGSDSYGDETFPELTCDLCQKPFTTPAEWVKHIQSAHTEFELHVSNRQKAKNYTKESPRESKKENEKGWS; encoded by the exons TTTATAACGAGTCTTACGCTGATGTCGCTTTAGTTACAATGGATGGTCATCAGGTTATGGCTCACCGTTACGTATTGTCTTATAGCAGTCGTTATCTAGCTCAg attttgaaatatcaacgGAAAGTAACGACAACTTTGCCTTTAATGATAGTCATGCCTCCGGAAATCGATTACAAATCTTTAAAAGTTTTACTCAGATACATGTACAGCGGAGAAGCGAAGGTTCCcaaggaaattttgaaacaagtGTTGAGAGGTGGAGATATATTGCAAATAAAAGGATTATATAG AGAAAAAGAAGACGATAAGGCAGAAAAACAATCCCAACAATCTATCCAAAGTCCGTCTCCAATCAACCATACCCCAACGACTACACCGTCAACAACTCCCATACCAGTTGTACCGTCTCCTCCTCCTTTGATATCTTGTACAGCACCACAGCCAGCTGTGACAACTTCCACGCCAAAAATGCCtattaaaataacgaaaagtACGAATAGTACTGTATCGGCTGTAACTACTAGTACTACGAAAGCTCCGATTACTCCAACATTTGTTTTATTGCAAAAACCATCAGAGGTTCAAGCGTTCGGAAACGCTTCATCATCGGGTCCGAcagttttcaattttacattGTTGCCATCGTCAGGAAAAGAAGCCGATACGTTGAAGTCAAAAACATCCGATGAAAGTACCGCAGGAGGTGATCCAAAAACGGTTATTAAAACGGAAGCCAgtaataatttacaatatttaatgataaaag ACGAGCCCGTCGATTGGAGCGATGTTGATATGAAAGTTATCGAATGTCAAGAAGTGTATGAAGAAATTCAAGTAAAATCAGAACGAGAAGACAGCAACAGCCCGGAATGTCCCCCAAACGAAGATAAACTGTTTTCTCCACTCACTTGCGAATTATGTACTGAAACTTTTTCAATACCCAGAGAATGGGTAAGACACGTACAGACCCACACGGATATGTTACCCGCGAAAAGAAGAAGACGAGACAGTACAGGAGGAAGC GATTCCTACGGGGATGAAACTTTTCCAGAATTGACATGTGACCTTTGCCAAAAGCCCTTTACAACCCCGGCTGAATGGGTAAAACATATACAGAGCGCTCACACCGAATTCGAATTACATGTTTCTAATAGACAAAAGGCCAAAAATTACACAAAAGAATCGCCTCGAGAatcgaaaaaagaaaatgaaaaag